Proteins from one Sarcophilus harrisii chromosome 2, mSarHar1.11, whole genome shotgun sequence genomic window:
- the URGCP gene encoding up-regulator of cell proliferation isoform X4, whose translation MKKSRHSDLGEVVPEGKDPETTQAEQENTDGTEEAQENGQPIVADFLTEERSRLHETMSLLGLETYCNRKLSLQDARQISFDSMKNWAPQVPTDLPWSFLRKLLALNSEVRNTTLLSDLPQDDRTGEKETQVDEQEIYWGTSEDIYSLTELVTTPDVPLNPLDLLCALLLCSDSFLQQELLVKMSLCQFALPVVLPDSETQNHTFLLWALRGVMRTWWWQSPGGPRTWREESLVLTRVPIISFARMDISSHSKSHLLNAVMSPSHHQPHDYFCHREMPSAANAREIADGLVEMSWYSPGSSSKENLDVFPEPVAFANLRGEIGSHWQQFKLLTETSAAVFILTDNIGQKEYELLCSLSGSTTRYYLILSPYRGKRNANLRFLNKLVSVLQIDYSHVLVKVSSTDSKRLVKRLQAIVVNVIKSASRKVSLEDMAETARTLGLKVDEDCEECQKARERVEKITQDIQDVELYKREKLRLQGDPWRSIAQVEKELCRLQRAGDSSPEKYKSELRQRLLALRMHQNRYELGGGMQEFIKGIANPSLVEKQYFLGWMKLKLEEMARQGRRQPPEALAPLGPKHSRPAELSEQLWPTSLGVEHFLREMGQFYEAECYLVEAGKMAESQKRFTHFVGLASELVLSGFPLELMDRGTCCVPLRWVTGILRELHARLEGRPRLLVLSVLGAEGTGKSTLLNTMFGLQFATSRSYKPHGTFMQLISVTEDFRQDLGCDFILVIDSGGLTGGAVAARGERYELEVSLATLAMGLSNITVVSMAETKDTPLAALHAFLKLEKLGHVPNCQLVSQDLSDGPVPRPNPRDRKQLLEQLNDLSKAVAEMEKQDEERALSDTVLCDPEKHIWHIPRLWHGMPPMAPVSLGYCEAVFELKRCLLENIRNGVCHQHRDIVHLVELVGRL comes from the exons GCACTCTGATTTGGGAGAAGTGGTACCGGAAGGGAAGGACCCAGAGACTACACAGGCTGAACAGGAAAATACAG ATGGCACAGAAGAAGCCCAGGAGAATGGACAGCCCATTGTGGCTGACTTCCTTACAG AGGAAAGGAGCAGGCTACATGAAACAATGTCACTCTTGGGACTGGAGACTTACTGCAACAGGAAACTCAGCCTCCAGGATGCCCGGCAGATCAGTTTTGACAGTATGAAGAACTGGGCACCCCAGGTGCCCACTGATTTGCCTTGGAGCTTCCTCAGAAAGCTCTTGGCTCTCAACTCGGAAGTCCGCAACACTACTTTGTTATCGGACTTGCCCCAGGATGACAGGACAGGTGAGAAAGAAACACAAGTAGATGAGCAGGAGATATACTGGGGTACCTCCGAGGACATTTATTCCCTCACCGAACTGGTGACGACCCCGGACGTGCCCCTGAATCCCTTGGACCTCCTCTGTGCGCTTCTCCTTTGCTCGGACAGTTTCCTGCAGCAGGAGTTGCTGGTCAAGATGTCTCTTTGCCAGTTTGCCCTCCCCGTCGTCTTGCCGGACTCAGAGACCCAAAACCACACCTTCCTGCTGTGGGCCCTGCGGGGTGTGATGAGGACGTGGTGGTGGCAGTCCCCGGGGGGGCCCAGGACTTGGAGAGAGGAGAGTCTGGTGCTCACGAGGGTGCCGATCATCTCCTTTGCACGCATGGACATCAGTAGCCACTCCAAGTCCCACCTCCTCAATGCCGTCATGAGCCCCAGTCACCACCAGCCCCATGACTATTTCTGCCACCGGGAGATGCCGTCGGCGGCCAATGCTCGGGAGATTGCAGACGGCTTGGTCGAGATGTCCTGGTACTCCCCGGGCAGCAGCAGCAAAGAGAACCTGGATGTCTTCCCGGAGCCCGTCGCCTTCGCCAATCTGAGGGGTGAGATCGGAAGTCACTGGCAGCAGTTCAAGCTTTTGACGGAGACATCGGCGGCCGTTTTCATTTTAACCGACAACATCGGCCAGAAGGAGTACGAGCTGCTCTGCTCCCTGAGTGGGTCCACCACTCGCTATTACCTCATCCTGAGCCCCTACCGTGGCAAACGCAACGCCAACCTGAGGTTCCTGAACAAGCTGGTGTCGGTCCTTCAGATCGACTACTCTCACGTCCTGGTGAAGGTCAGCAGCACGGACAGCAAGCGCCTCGTCAAGCGGCTCCAGGCCATTGTGGTGAATGTCATCAAGTCGGCGAGCAGGAAGGTGTCCCTGGAGGACATGGCGGAAACGGCTCGGACCCTGGGCCTAAAAGTGGATGAGGATTGCGAAGAGTGTCAGAAGGCGCGCGAGCGGGTGGAAAAGATCACCCAGGATATCCAGGACGTGGAGCTGTACAAGAGGGAGAAGCTCCGGTTACAGGGGGACCCTTGGAGAAGCATCGCCCAGGTGGAGAAGGAGCTCTGCCGGCTACAGCGGGCTGGCGACTCTTCTCCGGAGAAATACAAGTCGGAGCTCCGGCAGCGGCTGCTGGCCCTGAGGATGCACCAAAACCGCTATGAGCTGGGCGGGGGCATGCAGGAATTCATTAAGGGAATCGCCAACCCCTCCCTGGTGGAGAAGCAATACTTCCTGGGCTGGATGAaactgaagctggaagagatggCAAGGCAGGGCCGGCGGCAGCCCCCAGAGGCCCTGGCACCCCTGGGACCCAAACACAGTCGGCCGGCAGAGCTCAGCGAGCAGCTCTGGCCCACTTCCTTGGGGGTGGAGCACTTCTTGAGGGAGATGGGGCAGTTTTACGAAGCCGAGTGCTACCTTGTGGAGGCGGGGAAGATGGCGGAGAGCCAGAAGCGGTTCACCCACTTTGTGGGCCTGGCCTCAGAGCTGGTCTTGAGTGGCTTTCCTCTGGAGCTGATGGATCGAGGCACCTGCTGCGTTCCCTTGCGGTGGGTGACAGGCATCCTGAGGGAGCTTCACGCCCGGCTGGAGGGCAGACCCCGACTGCTGGTGCTCTCTGTGCTGGGAGCAGAGGGCACGGGGAAATCCACTCTGCTCAACACCATGTTTGGGCTCCAGTTTGCCACCAGCAGGAGCTACAAACCCCACGGCACTTTCATGCAGCTCATTTCGGTGACAGAGGACTTCCGCCAGGACCTGGGCTGTGACTTCATTCTGGTGATTGATTCCGGGGGGTTGACGGGTGGGGCCGTGGCCGCCAGGGGGGAGAGGTATGAGCTGGAGGTGTCCCTGGCCACTCTGGCCATGGGGCTCAGCAACATCACCGTGGTCAGCATGGCTGAAACCAAGGACACCCCTCTCGCTGccctccatgcctttctgaagCTCGAAAAATTGGGGCACGTCCCCAACTGTCAACTTGTGTCCCAGGACCTCAGTGACGGGCCAGTCCCCAGACCCAACCCGAGAGACCGGAAGCAGCTGCTGGAACAACTGAACGACCTGAGCAAAGCCGTAGCTGAGATGGAGAAGCAGGACGAGGAGCGGGCCCTCTCGGACACAGTCTTGTGCGACCCTGAGAAGCACATCTGGCACATCCCTCGCTTGTGGCATGGCATGCCCCCCATGGCCCCCGTGAGCTTGGGCTATTGTGAAGCCGTCTTCGAGTTAAAGAGATGCCTCCTAGAGAACATCAGAAATGGGGTGTGTCATCAGCACAGGGACATCGTACACCTGGTGGAGCTGGTGGGGCGGCTGTGA
- the URGCP gene encoding up-regulator of cell proliferation isoform X1, translated as MKGFLQTVAEGRHSRDGEQQVQRHSDLGEVVPEGKDPETTQAEQENTDGTEEAQENGQPIVADFLTEERSRLHETMSLLGLETYCNRKLSLQDARQISFDSMKNWAPQVPTDLPWSFLRKLLALNSEVRNTTLLSDLPQDDRTGEKETQVDEQEIYWGTSEDIYSLTELVTTPDVPLNPLDLLCALLLCSDSFLQQELLVKMSLCQFALPVVLPDSETQNHTFLLWALRGVMRTWWWQSPGGPRTWREESLVLTRVPIISFARMDISSHSKSHLLNAVMSPSHHQPHDYFCHREMPSAANAREIADGLVEMSWYSPGSSSKENLDVFPEPVAFANLRGEIGSHWQQFKLLTETSAAVFILTDNIGQKEYELLCSLSGSTTRYYLILSPYRGKRNANLRFLNKLVSVLQIDYSHVLVKVSSTDSKRLVKRLQAIVVNVIKSASRKVSLEDMAETARTLGLKVDEDCEECQKARERVEKITQDIQDVELYKREKLRLQGDPWRSIAQVEKELCRLQRAGDSSPEKYKSELRQRLLALRMHQNRYELGGGMQEFIKGIANPSLVEKQYFLGWMKLKLEEMARQGRRQPPEALAPLGPKHSRPAELSEQLWPTSLGVEHFLREMGQFYEAECYLVEAGKMAESQKRFTHFVGLASELVLSGFPLELMDRGTCCVPLRWVTGILRELHARLEGRPRLLVLSVLGAEGTGKSTLLNTMFGLQFATSRSYKPHGTFMQLISVTEDFRQDLGCDFILVIDSGGLTGGAVAARGERYELEVSLATLAMGLSNITVVSMAETKDTPLAALHAFLKLEKLGHVPNCQLVSQDLSDGPVPRPNPRDRKQLLEQLNDLSKAVAEMEKQDEERALSDTVLCDPEKHIWHIPRLWHGMPPMAPVSLGYCEAVFELKRCLLENIRNGVCHQHRDIVHLVELVGRL; from the exons GCACTCTGATTTGGGAGAAGTGGTACCGGAAGGGAAGGACCCAGAGACTACACAGGCTGAACAGGAAAATACAG ATGGCACAGAAGAAGCCCAGGAGAATGGACAGCCCATTGTGGCTGACTTCCTTACAG AGGAAAGGAGCAGGCTACATGAAACAATGTCACTCTTGGGACTGGAGACTTACTGCAACAGGAAACTCAGCCTCCAGGATGCCCGGCAGATCAGTTTTGACAGTATGAAGAACTGGGCACCCCAGGTGCCCACTGATTTGCCTTGGAGCTTCCTCAGAAAGCTCTTGGCTCTCAACTCGGAAGTCCGCAACACTACTTTGTTATCGGACTTGCCCCAGGATGACAGGACAGGTGAGAAAGAAACACAAGTAGATGAGCAGGAGATATACTGGGGTACCTCCGAGGACATTTATTCCCTCACCGAACTGGTGACGACCCCGGACGTGCCCCTGAATCCCTTGGACCTCCTCTGTGCGCTTCTCCTTTGCTCGGACAGTTTCCTGCAGCAGGAGTTGCTGGTCAAGATGTCTCTTTGCCAGTTTGCCCTCCCCGTCGTCTTGCCGGACTCAGAGACCCAAAACCACACCTTCCTGCTGTGGGCCCTGCGGGGTGTGATGAGGACGTGGTGGTGGCAGTCCCCGGGGGGGCCCAGGACTTGGAGAGAGGAGAGTCTGGTGCTCACGAGGGTGCCGATCATCTCCTTTGCACGCATGGACATCAGTAGCCACTCCAAGTCCCACCTCCTCAATGCCGTCATGAGCCCCAGTCACCACCAGCCCCATGACTATTTCTGCCACCGGGAGATGCCGTCGGCGGCCAATGCTCGGGAGATTGCAGACGGCTTGGTCGAGATGTCCTGGTACTCCCCGGGCAGCAGCAGCAAAGAGAACCTGGATGTCTTCCCGGAGCCCGTCGCCTTCGCCAATCTGAGGGGTGAGATCGGAAGTCACTGGCAGCAGTTCAAGCTTTTGACGGAGACATCGGCGGCCGTTTTCATTTTAACCGACAACATCGGCCAGAAGGAGTACGAGCTGCTCTGCTCCCTGAGTGGGTCCACCACTCGCTATTACCTCATCCTGAGCCCCTACCGTGGCAAACGCAACGCCAACCTGAGGTTCCTGAACAAGCTGGTGTCGGTCCTTCAGATCGACTACTCTCACGTCCTGGTGAAGGTCAGCAGCACGGACAGCAAGCGCCTCGTCAAGCGGCTCCAGGCCATTGTGGTGAATGTCATCAAGTCGGCGAGCAGGAAGGTGTCCCTGGAGGACATGGCGGAAACGGCTCGGACCCTGGGCCTAAAAGTGGATGAGGATTGCGAAGAGTGTCAGAAGGCGCGCGAGCGGGTGGAAAAGATCACCCAGGATATCCAGGACGTGGAGCTGTACAAGAGGGAGAAGCTCCGGTTACAGGGGGACCCTTGGAGAAGCATCGCCCAGGTGGAGAAGGAGCTCTGCCGGCTACAGCGGGCTGGCGACTCTTCTCCGGAGAAATACAAGTCGGAGCTCCGGCAGCGGCTGCTGGCCCTGAGGATGCACCAAAACCGCTATGAGCTGGGCGGGGGCATGCAGGAATTCATTAAGGGAATCGCCAACCCCTCCCTGGTGGAGAAGCAATACTTCCTGGGCTGGATGAaactgaagctggaagagatggCAAGGCAGGGCCGGCGGCAGCCCCCAGAGGCCCTGGCACCCCTGGGACCCAAACACAGTCGGCCGGCAGAGCTCAGCGAGCAGCTCTGGCCCACTTCCTTGGGGGTGGAGCACTTCTTGAGGGAGATGGGGCAGTTTTACGAAGCCGAGTGCTACCTTGTGGAGGCGGGGAAGATGGCGGAGAGCCAGAAGCGGTTCACCCACTTTGTGGGCCTGGCCTCAGAGCTGGTCTTGAGTGGCTTTCCTCTGGAGCTGATGGATCGAGGCACCTGCTGCGTTCCCTTGCGGTGGGTGACAGGCATCCTGAGGGAGCTTCACGCCCGGCTGGAGGGCAGACCCCGACTGCTGGTGCTCTCTGTGCTGGGAGCAGAGGGCACGGGGAAATCCACTCTGCTCAACACCATGTTTGGGCTCCAGTTTGCCACCAGCAGGAGCTACAAACCCCACGGCACTTTCATGCAGCTCATTTCGGTGACAGAGGACTTCCGCCAGGACCTGGGCTGTGACTTCATTCTGGTGATTGATTCCGGGGGGTTGACGGGTGGGGCCGTGGCCGCCAGGGGGGAGAGGTATGAGCTGGAGGTGTCCCTGGCCACTCTGGCCATGGGGCTCAGCAACATCACCGTGGTCAGCATGGCTGAAACCAAGGACACCCCTCTCGCTGccctccatgcctttctgaagCTCGAAAAATTGGGGCACGTCCCCAACTGTCAACTTGTGTCCCAGGACCTCAGTGACGGGCCAGTCCCCAGACCCAACCCGAGAGACCGGAAGCAGCTGCTGGAACAACTGAACGACCTGAGCAAAGCCGTAGCTGAGATGGAGAAGCAGGACGAGGAGCGGGCCCTCTCGGACACAGTCTTGTGCGACCCTGAGAAGCACATCTGGCACATCCCTCGCTTGTGGCATGGCATGCCCCCCATGGCCCCCGTGAGCTTGGGCTATTGTGAAGCCGTCTTCGAGTTAAAGAGATGCCTCCTAGAGAACATCAGAAATGGGGTGTGTCATCAGCACAGGGACATCGTACACCTGGTGGAGCTGGTGGGGCGGCTGTGA
- the URGCP gene encoding up-regulator of cell proliferation isoform X7, giving the protein MSCSKKKRFDGTEEAQENGQPIVADFLTEERSRLHETMSLLGLETYCNRKLSLQDARQISFDSMKNWAPQVPTDLPWSFLRKLLALNSEVRNTTLLSDLPQDDRTGEKETQVDEQEIYWGTSEDIYSLTELVTTPDVPLNPLDLLCALLLCSDSFLQQELLVKMSLCQFALPVVLPDSETQNHTFLLWALRGVMRTWWWQSPGGPRTWREESLVLTRVPIISFARMDISSHSKSHLLNAVMSPSHHQPHDYFCHREMPSAANAREIADGLVEMSWYSPGSSSKENLDVFPEPVAFANLRGEIGSHWQQFKLLTETSAAVFILTDNIGQKEYELLCSLSGSTTRYYLILSPYRGKRNANLRFLNKLVSVLQIDYSHVLVKVSSTDSKRLVKRLQAIVVNVIKSASRKVSLEDMAETARTLGLKVDEDCEECQKARERVEKITQDIQDVELYKREKLRLQGDPWRSIAQVEKELCRLQRAGDSSPEKYKSELRQRLLALRMHQNRYELGGGMQEFIKGIANPSLVEKQYFLGWMKLKLEEMARQGRRQPPEALAPLGPKHSRPAELSEQLWPTSLGVEHFLREMGQFYEAECYLVEAGKMAESQKRFTHFVGLASELVLSGFPLELMDRGTCCVPLRWVTGILRELHARLEGRPRLLVLSVLGAEGTGKSTLLNTMFGLQFATSRSYKPHGTFMQLISVTEDFRQDLGCDFILVIDSGGLTGGAVAARGERYELEVSLATLAMGLSNITVVSMAETKDTPLAALHAFLKLEKLGHVPNCQLVSQDLSDGPVPRPNPRDRKQLLEQLNDLSKAVAEMEKQDEERALSDTVLCDPEKHIWHIPRLWHGMPPMAPVSLGYCEAVFELKRCLLENIRNGVCHQHRDIVHLVELVGRL; this is encoded by the exons ATGGCACAGAAGAAGCCCAGGAGAATGGACAGCCCATTGTGGCTGACTTCCTTACAG AGGAAAGGAGCAGGCTACATGAAACAATGTCACTCTTGGGACTGGAGACTTACTGCAACAGGAAACTCAGCCTCCAGGATGCCCGGCAGATCAGTTTTGACAGTATGAAGAACTGGGCACCCCAGGTGCCCACTGATTTGCCTTGGAGCTTCCTCAGAAAGCTCTTGGCTCTCAACTCGGAAGTCCGCAACACTACTTTGTTATCGGACTTGCCCCAGGATGACAGGACAGGTGAGAAAGAAACACAAGTAGATGAGCAGGAGATATACTGGGGTACCTCCGAGGACATTTATTCCCTCACCGAACTGGTGACGACCCCGGACGTGCCCCTGAATCCCTTGGACCTCCTCTGTGCGCTTCTCCTTTGCTCGGACAGTTTCCTGCAGCAGGAGTTGCTGGTCAAGATGTCTCTTTGCCAGTTTGCCCTCCCCGTCGTCTTGCCGGACTCAGAGACCCAAAACCACACCTTCCTGCTGTGGGCCCTGCGGGGTGTGATGAGGACGTGGTGGTGGCAGTCCCCGGGGGGGCCCAGGACTTGGAGAGAGGAGAGTCTGGTGCTCACGAGGGTGCCGATCATCTCCTTTGCACGCATGGACATCAGTAGCCACTCCAAGTCCCACCTCCTCAATGCCGTCATGAGCCCCAGTCACCACCAGCCCCATGACTATTTCTGCCACCGGGAGATGCCGTCGGCGGCCAATGCTCGGGAGATTGCAGACGGCTTGGTCGAGATGTCCTGGTACTCCCCGGGCAGCAGCAGCAAAGAGAACCTGGATGTCTTCCCGGAGCCCGTCGCCTTCGCCAATCTGAGGGGTGAGATCGGAAGTCACTGGCAGCAGTTCAAGCTTTTGACGGAGACATCGGCGGCCGTTTTCATTTTAACCGACAACATCGGCCAGAAGGAGTACGAGCTGCTCTGCTCCCTGAGTGGGTCCACCACTCGCTATTACCTCATCCTGAGCCCCTACCGTGGCAAACGCAACGCCAACCTGAGGTTCCTGAACAAGCTGGTGTCGGTCCTTCAGATCGACTACTCTCACGTCCTGGTGAAGGTCAGCAGCACGGACAGCAAGCGCCTCGTCAAGCGGCTCCAGGCCATTGTGGTGAATGTCATCAAGTCGGCGAGCAGGAAGGTGTCCCTGGAGGACATGGCGGAAACGGCTCGGACCCTGGGCCTAAAAGTGGATGAGGATTGCGAAGAGTGTCAGAAGGCGCGCGAGCGGGTGGAAAAGATCACCCAGGATATCCAGGACGTGGAGCTGTACAAGAGGGAGAAGCTCCGGTTACAGGGGGACCCTTGGAGAAGCATCGCCCAGGTGGAGAAGGAGCTCTGCCGGCTACAGCGGGCTGGCGACTCTTCTCCGGAGAAATACAAGTCGGAGCTCCGGCAGCGGCTGCTGGCCCTGAGGATGCACCAAAACCGCTATGAGCTGGGCGGGGGCATGCAGGAATTCATTAAGGGAATCGCCAACCCCTCCCTGGTGGAGAAGCAATACTTCCTGGGCTGGATGAaactgaagctggaagagatggCAAGGCAGGGCCGGCGGCAGCCCCCAGAGGCCCTGGCACCCCTGGGACCCAAACACAGTCGGCCGGCAGAGCTCAGCGAGCAGCTCTGGCCCACTTCCTTGGGGGTGGAGCACTTCTTGAGGGAGATGGGGCAGTTTTACGAAGCCGAGTGCTACCTTGTGGAGGCGGGGAAGATGGCGGAGAGCCAGAAGCGGTTCACCCACTTTGTGGGCCTGGCCTCAGAGCTGGTCTTGAGTGGCTTTCCTCTGGAGCTGATGGATCGAGGCACCTGCTGCGTTCCCTTGCGGTGGGTGACAGGCATCCTGAGGGAGCTTCACGCCCGGCTGGAGGGCAGACCCCGACTGCTGGTGCTCTCTGTGCTGGGAGCAGAGGGCACGGGGAAATCCACTCTGCTCAACACCATGTTTGGGCTCCAGTTTGCCACCAGCAGGAGCTACAAACCCCACGGCACTTTCATGCAGCTCATTTCGGTGACAGAGGACTTCCGCCAGGACCTGGGCTGTGACTTCATTCTGGTGATTGATTCCGGGGGGTTGACGGGTGGGGCCGTGGCCGCCAGGGGGGAGAGGTATGAGCTGGAGGTGTCCCTGGCCACTCTGGCCATGGGGCTCAGCAACATCACCGTGGTCAGCATGGCTGAAACCAAGGACACCCCTCTCGCTGccctccatgcctttctgaagCTCGAAAAATTGGGGCACGTCCCCAACTGTCAACTTGTGTCCCAGGACCTCAGTGACGGGCCAGTCCCCAGACCCAACCCGAGAGACCGGAAGCAGCTGCTGGAACAACTGAACGACCTGAGCAAAGCCGTAGCTGAGATGGAGAAGCAGGACGAGGAGCGGGCCCTCTCGGACACAGTCTTGTGCGACCCTGAGAAGCACATCTGGCACATCCCTCGCTTGTGGCATGGCATGCCCCCCATGGCCCCCGTGAGCTTGGGCTATTGTGAAGCCGTCTTCGAGTTAAAGAGATGCCTCCTAGAGAACATCAGAAATGGGGTGTGTCATCAGCACAGGGACATCGTACACCTGGTGGAGCTGGTGGGGCGGCTGTGA
- the URGCP gene encoding up-regulator of cell proliferation isoform X6: MSAFQQIRKEKREINGTEEAQENGQPIVADFLTEERSRLHETMSLLGLETYCNRKLSLQDARQISFDSMKNWAPQVPTDLPWSFLRKLLALNSEVRNTTLLSDLPQDDRTGEKETQVDEQEIYWGTSEDIYSLTELVTTPDVPLNPLDLLCALLLCSDSFLQQELLVKMSLCQFALPVVLPDSETQNHTFLLWALRGVMRTWWWQSPGGPRTWREESLVLTRVPIISFARMDISSHSKSHLLNAVMSPSHHQPHDYFCHREMPSAANAREIADGLVEMSWYSPGSSSKENLDVFPEPVAFANLRGEIGSHWQQFKLLTETSAAVFILTDNIGQKEYELLCSLSGSTTRYYLILSPYRGKRNANLRFLNKLVSVLQIDYSHVLVKVSSTDSKRLVKRLQAIVVNVIKSASRKVSLEDMAETARTLGLKVDEDCEECQKARERVEKITQDIQDVELYKREKLRLQGDPWRSIAQVEKELCRLQRAGDSSPEKYKSELRQRLLALRMHQNRYELGGGMQEFIKGIANPSLVEKQYFLGWMKLKLEEMARQGRRQPPEALAPLGPKHSRPAELSEQLWPTSLGVEHFLREMGQFYEAECYLVEAGKMAESQKRFTHFVGLASELVLSGFPLELMDRGTCCVPLRWVTGILRELHARLEGRPRLLVLSVLGAEGTGKSTLLNTMFGLQFATSRSYKPHGTFMQLISVTEDFRQDLGCDFILVIDSGGLTGGAVAARGERYELEVSLATLAMGLSNITVVSMAETKDTPLAALHAFLKLEKLGHVPNCQLVSQDLSDGPVPRPNPRDRKQLLEQLNDLSKAVAEMEKQDEERALSDTVLCDPEKHIWHIPRLWHGMPPMAPVSLGYCEAVFELKRCLLENIRNGVCHQHRDIVHLVELVGRL; the protein is encoded by the exons ATGTCAGCCTTCCAGCAGATTAGGAAGGAAAAACGGGAAATAA ATGGCACAGAAGAAGCCCAGGAGAATGGACAGCCCATTGTGGCTGACTTCCTTACAG AGGAAAGGAGCAGGCTACATGAAACAATGTCACTCTTGGGACTGGAGACTTACTGCAACAGGAAACTCAGCCTCCAGGATGCCCGGCAGATCAGTTTTGACAGTATGAAGAACTGGGCACCCCAGGTGCCCACTGATTTGCCTTGGAGCTTCCTCAGAAAGCTCTTGGCTCTCAACTCGGAAGTCCGCAACACTACTTTGTTATCGGACTTGCCCCAGGATGACAGGACAGGTGAGAAAGAAACACAAGTAGATGAGCAGGAGATATACTGGGGTACCTCCGAGGACATTTATTCCCTCACCGAACTGGTGACGACCCCGGACGTGCCCCTGAATCCCTTGGACCTCCTCTGTGCGCTTCTCCTTTGCTCGGACAGTTTCCTGCAGCAGGAGTTGCTGGTCAAGATGTCTCTTTGCCAGTTTGCCCTCCCCGTCGTCTTGCCGGACTCAGAGACCCAAAACCACACCTTCCTGCTGTGGGCCCTGCGGGGTGTGATGAGGACGTGGTGGTGGCAGTCCCCGGGGGGGCCCAGGACTTGGAGAGAGGAGAGTCTGGTGCTCACGAGGGTGCCGATCATCTCCTTTGCACGCATGGACATCAGTAGCCACTCCAAGTCCCACCTCCTCAATGCCGTCATGAGCCCCAGTCACCACCAGCCCCATGACTATTTCTGCCACCGGGAGATGCCGTCGGCGGCCAATGCTCGGGAGATTGCAGACGGCTTGGTCGAGATGTCCTGGTACTCCCCGGGCAGCAGCAGCAAAGAGAACCTGGATGTCTTCCCGGAGCCCGTCGCCTTCGCCAATCTGAGGGGTGAGATCGGAAGTCACTGGCAGCAGTTCAAGCTTTTGACGGAGACATCGGCGGCCGTTTTCATTTTAACCGACAACATCGGCCAGAAGGAGTACGAGCTGCTCTGCTCCCTGAGTGGGTCCACCACTCGCTATTACCTCATCCTGAGCCCCTACCGTGGCAAACGCAACGCCAACCTGAGGTTCCTGAACAAGCTGGTGTCGGTCCTTCAGATCGACTACTCTCACGTCCTGGTGAAGGTCAGCAGCACGGACAGCAAGCGCCTCGTCAAGCGGCTCCAGGCCATTGTGGTGAATGTCATCAAGTCGGCGAGCAGGAAGGTGTCCCTGGAGGACATGGCGGAAACGGCTCGGACCCTGGGCCTAAAAGTGGATGAGGATTGCGAAGAGTGTCAGAAGGCGCGCGAGCGGGTGGAAAAGATCACCCAGGATATCCAGGACGTGGAGCTGTACAAGAGGGAGAAGCTCCGGTTACAGGGGGACCCTTGGAGAAGCATCGCCCAGGTGGAGAAGGAGCTCTGCCGGCTACAGCGGGCTGGCGACTCTTCTCCGGAGAAATACAAGTCGGAGCTCCGGCAGCGGCTGCTGGCCCTGAGGATGCACCAAAACCGCTATGAGCTGGGCGGGGGCATGCAGGAATTCATTAAGGGAATCGCCAACCCCTCCCTGGTGGAGAAGCAATACTTCCTGGGCTGGATGAaactgaagctggaagagatggCAAGGCAGGGCCGGCGGCAGCCCCCAGAGGCCCTGGCACCCCTGGGACCCAAACACAGTCGGCCGGCAGAGCTCAGCGAGCAGCTCTGGCCCACTTCCTTGGGGGTGGAGCACTTCTTGAGGGAGATGGGGCAGTTTTACGAAGCCGAGTGCTACCTTGTGGAGGCGGGGAAGATGGCGGAGAGCCAGAAGCGGTTCACCCACTTTGTGGGCCTGGCCTCAGAGCTGGTCTTGAGTGGCTTTCCTCTGGAGCTGATGGATCGAGGCACCTGCTGCGTTCCCTTGCGGTGGGTGACAGGCATCCTGAGGGAGCTTCACGCCCGGCTGGAGGGCAGACCCCGACTGCTGGTGCTCTCTGTGCTGGGAGCAGAGGGCACGGGGAAATCCACTCTGCTCAACACCATGTTTGGGCTCCAGTTTGCCACCAGCAGGAGCTACAAACCCCACGGCACTTTCATGCAGCTCATTTCGGTGACAGAGGACTTCCGCCAGGACCTGGGCTGTGACTTCATTCTGGTGATTGATTCCGGGGGGTTGACGGGTGGGGCCGTGGCCGCCAGGGGGGAGAGGTATGAGCTGGAGGTGTCCCTGGCCACTCTGGCCATGGGGCTCAGCAACATCACCGTGGTCAGCATGGCTGAAACCAAGGACACCCCTCTCGCTGccctccatgcctttctgaagCTCGAAAAATTGGGGCACGTCCCCAACTGTCAACTTGTGTCCCAGGACCTCAGTGACGGGCCAGTCCCCAGACCCAACCCGAGAGACCGGAAGCAGCTGCTGGAACAACTGAACGACCTGAGCAAAGCCGTAGCTGAGATGGAGAAGCAGGACGAGGAGCGGGCCCTCTCGGACACAGTCTTGTGCGACCCTGAGAAGCACATCTGGCACATCCCTCGCTTGTGGCATGGCATGCCCCCCATGGCCCCCGTGAGCTTGGGCTATTGTGAAGCCGTCTTCGAGTTAAAGAGATGCCTCCTAGAGAACATCAGAAATGGGGTGTGTCATCAGCACAGGGACATCGTACACCTGGTGGAGCTGGTGGGGCGGCTGTGA